DNA sequence from the Gemmatimonadota bacterium genome:
GGTGCGCCTCCTTCTGGGGGTCGAGCCACCCCACGGGGGGGAAATCCTGCTGCGCGGCGTGCCGCTGACCGAGGCCACCTCCGCCGCCCGACGCGCGCTGGTGGGGCTGCTGCAGCGCTCGGTGCTGTTCAGCGGCACCGTGGCCGGCAACGTGGGCTACGGCCTCCGCCTGCGCCGGGTGGCCGCGCCGCGCCACGCCGAGCGCGTCGCCACGGCGCTGGAGCGGATGGGCGTCGCGCACCTGAGCGACCGGAACGTCCGCAGCCTGTCCGGCGGGGAGGCGCAGCGCGTGGCGATCGCCCGCGCGACCGTGCTCGACCCCGACGTGCTGGTGCTGGACGAGCCGGGCGCCGACCTGGACGTGGCGTCCCGCCGCCGCCTCCTCATGGACCTGGAGTCCGCGGTCCGCGGCGGACGCGGCGGGACGATCCTGGTGACGCACGATCCGGACGCCGCGTTCGCGCTCGCCGACCGCCTGTACGTCCTCGAGGGGGGTCGCGTCGTGCAGGCCGGAACCCCCGCCGACGTGGTCGCGGACCCGGCTTCGCCCTTCGTCGCCGAGCTGACGGGCGCCGAGCTGGTGGTCGATGGCTCACTGGTGTCGCGGCGCGATGCGCTGGTGGAGATAGAGCTGCCCGGCGGCCCGCGCTGGCTCGCGGTGCCGGCCGCGGACGCCTCCGCGTGGGCAACGGGCGCGCCCATGCACGTCGCCTACCGACCCGAGGATCTCATCCTGGCGGAGCCGGACTCGACCGCGCTCTCCACGCCCAGGAACCGCGTGGACGCGACCATCGTCAGCGTGACCCCGGCGGGCGGGTTGGTGCGGGTACGGCTCGATGGCCCCCCGTCGTTGGTCGCGCTGGTGACCCGAGAAGGCGCCGCCGAGCTGGACCTGGCCCCCGGGAATCGGGTGTCAGCGCGGCTCAAGGCGGTCGCGGCGCGCGCGTACGCGGCCCCCTCACCTCCGCACGGCGAAACGCCCCCCGAGCAAGGCCGTTCGCTTCCCCCGCGCCTGGGCCCTCGGTAGACTACACGAAGTCCCCCTTTTCGACCGATAGCTCACCGCGACCCGGAGGCTGCGCGTGGACACCATCGCTCCGAATCGTTCGCTCCTGGACCGCATGGCGGGAGCCGCGCGCCTCGACATAGAGGTGTACGAGGAGGTGGAGCACGACCCGACCGCGACCTCGCAGGCCGCTATCGTGGTGGGCCTCGTGGCGCTCGCGGCGGCGATCGGCGGCGCGGGCTCGGGGGGCGCCGCGTTCTTCGGTGGCGTCGTCGCCACGTACGCGGGCTGGCTCCTGTGGTCTGGAATCATCTACCTGATCGGCGCACACCTGATGGGGGGCACCGCCACCTGGGGAGAGGTGCTGCGCACGGTAGGTTTCGCGCAGTCGCCCGGGGTTCTGTACGTGCTGGCGATCCTGCCCCTGATCGGGGGCGTCATCGAGGCCGCCGTCTTCGTCTGGCTCCTCGTAGCCGTGTTCATCGCCATCCGCCAAGCGCTGGACGTGGGCAACGGCGCGGCGGCGCTCACGGCGGTGCTGGGCTGGATTCCCTACCTGGTGGTGCAGGTCGTGGTGCGGGTGTTCACCGGCGTCTGGCCCAACCTGCTTTGAGCCGGGGCGCGGTCGAACCGGTCGAGGAGCGCGTCTACGCGGTGACCCTGTCGGGCGCTCCGGTGGCGGTGCTCACCGCGTCGGCGTGCGACCCCGCAGAGCTCGCCGCGGGGCACCTGCTGGCGCGCGGGCACCCGTGGGACGCGCTGAGAGCGGCGGCGTTCCGCGTGGACGACGGTTCGGTGGACGTGGATCTGCCGCCCGAGGCGGCCGACGCCGGCGCGTGCCTGCGCGCGCACAGGACGACGGAGGGCGTGGCGCACGTGCTGGGGTGCGGAGGCTGTCGCGCGCTCCTGGGCGCGGGCGACGCCCCCCTGCCCGGCCTGGACGAGCTGCGCGCCCTGATGGGGGAGCTCTACGGCGAATCGTCGGGTGTGCACGCGGCGGGCCTCGTCCGGGGCGCCGAGTTGGTCCTTCGGCTGGAGGACGTGGCGCGCCATTCGGCGCTGGACAGGCTGGCCGGGGCGGCGCTGCGGCGCGGCTGGGACCCCGCCGGGCTGGGGCTCGTCACGACCGCGCGCATCAGCGGCGAGATGGCGTACAAGGCGGCGCGCGCCGGCCTCGCCTGGGTGGCGAGCCGCTCGGTCCCCACCACGCTGGCCACGCGCATCGCGGCGACCGCGGAGCTACCCCTCGCGGCGCGCGCAGGCACGCCGCGCCAGCGAGTGTTCGCGGGCGTGCTGGCCTCGTGACCGGGATGGGTGGCGACCCGCCGGGCGGTGACGCCGCGGGACCGGCCGTGGCCCGCGCGGACGCGCCCGCCACGCACGGCTTTCTTGGGGCCATCCTGGTGGGAGGCAAGAACACCCGCTTCGGGGACCACAAGGGCATGGCGAGCGTGGGCGGCGTCCGGATCGCCGACCGGGCGCGCCGGGCGCTGGCCGAAGCGGGCTGCGCGCGCGTGGTGCTGATCGCCAACGAGCCGGAGGCGTACGCGCCGCTCGGGCTGCCCAGCCGCGCCGACGAACGCGCCGGTCTGGGGCCGCTGGGGGGGCTCCACGCGGCGCTGCTGTGGGCGCAGGAGTTGGGCGCGCCGGGCGCGCTCGTGGTCGCCGGAGACATGCCGTTCGTCGCCCCCGGCTTGCTGCGCGAGCTGGCCGAGAGCGCCGCCGGCCCGGACACGGACGCGGCCGTGCCCCTGAGCGACGGCAAGCGCGGCCTGGAGCCGCTGTGCGCCGCCTACGCGCTCGCCTGCCTGCCCGCCATCGAGGAGAGCGCCCACGGCGGCGGCGCGCGCCTCGTGTCCTTCTACGACGACGTGCGGGTGCACGCGATGCCGAAGGAGCGGGTCGCGGCGTTCGGCGACCCCGCGCGCCTGTTCCACAACGTCAACACGCGCGAGGAGCTCGAGGAGGCCGAGCGGCTGGCCGCCGGCGCCCTCGTCAGCGGGCGCGACGCGTGAGCGGCGCCGGCCGTGACCGCCGGAAGGCGGACTGGCTGGACGTGGCGGAGGCGCTCACCCGCGTCCTGGACGCGGTCGCGCCGCTGCCCGCCGAAGACGCGCCGCTCGCCGAGGCCGCGGGCCGAGTCCTCGCCGCCGACGTCGCCGCCCCGTTCGATCTGCCCGGCTTCGACAACAGCGCCATGGACGGGTTCGCCGCGCGCGCCGAGGACGTCCGCGGCGCCACCCGCGACGCCCCGGTGAGTCTCTCGGTGGTGGCCGACGTGCCGGCGGGCTCTGTGGCGCCCGAGCCGCTCGGCGCGGGGCAGGCGGCCAAGGTCATGACGGGCGCGCCCGTGCCGCCCGGCGCGGACACTGTGGTTCGGGTGGAGCAAACCGACGCGTGGCGGGGCGACGGCTGGGGGCGCGCCGCCGGCGATCGGGTGGCCGTGCTCTCCGACCGGGACGCGGGCCGCAACATCCGCTTCCGCGGCGAGGACCTGCGCGCGGGCGATGTCGCGCTCGCCACCGGCGCGCACGTGGACCCCGCGGCGGTGGCGGTCCTGGCGGCGCTGGGCGTGGAGAGCGTGAGCGTCCACCGCCGGCCGCGCGTGGCGATCCTGTCCACGGGCGACGAGGTCGTGCCCGCCCGGCGCGCGGCCGAGGCGGCCGCAGGCAGAGCGGTGGTGGACGCCAACGGCCCGGCGCTCGCCGCGGCCGTGGCGGCGGCGGGCGGCGAGCCACTGGCCCTGGGCATAGCGCGCGACGACGCGGCCGACATCCGGGCGCGCGTGCGCCGCGGCCTGGACGCCGACGCGCTGATCACCACCGCGGGGGCGAGCGTCGGCGAGCACGACGTGGCGCGCTCCGCGCTGGCCGAGCTCGGGCTGCGGACCGATTTCTGGCGCGTGCGGATCCGGCCGGGCAGCCCCTTCTCGCTGGGCCTGATAGCACGCCCGGACGCACCCGACCTGCCCGTGTTCGGGCTGGCCGGCAATCCGGTGTCGGCGCTGCTGACGTTTCTGATCCTGGTGCGGCCGGCGCTGCTGCGGCTGGCCGGCCAGGCCGCGCTGCTGGCGCCGGTGATCGACGTACGCG
Encoded proteins:
- a CDS encoding ABC transporter ATP-binding protein translates to MSPDTTLAPMVGGARRTDAGPAVLLEARGVSYRVADKALLEGVSLRLRDGEVVAVLGPNGAGKSTLVRLLLGVEPPHGGEILLRGVPLTEATSAARRALVGLLQRSVLFSGTVAGNVGYGLRLRRVAAPRHAERVATALERMGVAHLSDRNVRSLSGGEAQRVAIARATVLDPDVLVLDEPGADLDVASRRRLLMDLESAVRGGRGGTILVTHDPDAAFALADRLYVLEGGRVVQAGTPADVVADPASPFVAELTGAELVVDGSLVSRRDALVEIELPGGPRWLAVPAADASAWATGAPMHVAYRPEDLILAEPDSTALSTPRNRVDATIVSVTPAGGLVRVRLDGPPSLVALVTREGAAELDLAPGNRVSARLKAVAARAYAAPSPPHGETPPEQGRSLPPRLGPR
- a CDS encoding YIP1 family protein, which codes for MDTIAPNRSLLDRMAGAARLDIEVYEEVEHDPTATSQAAIVVGLVALAAAIGGAGSGGAAFFGGVVATYAGWLLWSGIIYLIGAHLMGGTATWGEVLRTVGFAQSPGVLYVLAILPLIGGVIEAAVFVWLLVAVFIAIRQALDVGNGAAALTAVLGWIPYLVVQVVVRVFTGVWPNLL
- a CDS encoding formate dehydrogenase accessory sulfurtransferase FdhD produces the protein MSRGAVEPVEERVYAVTLSGAPVAVLTASACDPAELAAGHLLARGHPWDALRAAAFRVDDGSVDVDLPPEAADAGACLRAHRTTEGVAHVLGCGGCRALLGAGDAPLPGLDELRALMGELYGESSGVHAAGLVRGAELVLRLEDVARHSALDRLAGAALRRGWDPAGLGLVTTARISGEMAYKAARAGLAWVASRSVPTTLATRIAATAELPLAARAGTPRQRVFAGVLAS
- a CDS encoding molybdenum cofactor guanylyltransferase; amino-acid sequence: MGGDPPGGDAAGPAVARADAPATHGFLGAILVGGKNTRFGDHKGMASVGGVRIADRARRALAEAGCARVVLIANEPEAYAPLGLPSRADERAGLGPLGGLHAALLWAQELGAPGALVVAGDMPFVAPGLLRELAESAAGPDTDAAVPLSDGKRGLEPLCAAYALACLPAIEESAHGGGARLVSFYDDVRVHAMPKERVAAFGDPARLFHNVNTREELEEAERLAAGALVSGRDA
- the glp gene encoding gephyrin-like molybdotransferase Glp, with the protein product MSGAGRDRRKADWLDVAEALTRVLDAVAPLPAEDAPLAEAAGRVLAADVAAPFDLPGFDNSAMDGFAARAEDVRGATRDAPVSLSVVADVPAGSVAPEPLGAGQAAKVMTGAPVPPGADTVVRVEQTDAWRGDGWGRAAGDRVAVLSDRDAGRNIRFRGEDLRAGDVALATGAHVDPAAVAVLAALGVESVSVHRRPRVAILSTGDEVVPARRAAEAAAGRAVVDANGPALAAAVAAAGGEPLALGIARDDAADIRARVRRGLDADALITTAGASVGEHDVARSALAELGLRTDFWRVRIRPGSPFSLGLIARPDAPDLPVFGLAGNPVSALLTFLILVRPALLRLAGQAALLAPVIDVRAAERLGSRPGLVHLLRVRLEPDGAGGWLARGAGAQGSGVLSTLAAADALVVVPLDSDGVEEGESARAIPLRPPEAWSPPLAGDVLRPGVAGASGPVADERPEP